A stretch of Aerococcus christensenii DNA encodes these proteins:
- the mgtA gene encoding magnesium-translocating P-type ATPase, translating to MKETMKYQKFAQMDKATLLSYFGIDGNGLTEHEVEELRNRYGNNQIEYGDKPSLLSEIVRAYITPFTLILFVLAIISFVTDYVLAESDSRDFTSSVIIVTMVMISGTMSFIQSKRSNEAAGRLKEMVKVTANIKRNGQFSEIPTEELVCGDIVKLAAGDLIPADLRLIETKDLFISQAALTGESYPVEKFAKESVESVADVDQPTLGFMGSNVISGSAIGIVVAVGNNTFFGDIAKRMTQEDQLTNFDIGLRKVSKLLMRFMGVMVPVVFLINGLHTNNWIDALIFAISVAVGLTPEMLPMIVTSNLVKGSSTMAKGGTIVKNLNAIQSFGAMDVLCTDKTGTLTQDKIVLERHLNCDGQEDSRVLRHAYLNSYYQTGLKNLMDVAIIEATHRELDFDQSAYHKVDEIPFDFERRRMSVVVEDRNGKTQLITKGAIEEMLQISTNVLKNQQVLPLTDQLKDEIRHQVKELNEDGLRVIAIAQKTNPPKVNEFAIDDEEDMLLIGYLAFLDPPKESTEPALKALADHHVSVKVLTGDNEEVTRAVCGQVGISADKIINGLELSQLDDKELEQAVENYQVFVKVSPKQKAQITKQLQKNGHVVGFMGDGINDAPALTISDVGVSVDTAVDIAKESADIILLEKDLMILEKGVVAGREIFGNIMKYINITISSNFGNVLSILVASVFLPFLPMMPAQLLTLNLIYDISCISIPWDHMDEDYLKTPKNWDASRIQYFMMWFGPVSSIFDVLSFAALFFIIAPGVLGGSYGSLTVEQHELFAAIFHSGWFVVSLWTQTLVLHTLRTRKLPFIQSRPSFIFTTITTVAIILGTLLPFKHLGYYLGLAPLPSSFFILLMGTTLGYLILVTLVKHFYVKKYGKLL from the coding sequence ATGAAAGAAACAATGAAGTATCAAAAATTTGCACAGATGGATAAGGCAACACTACTGTCTTATTTTGGAATTGATGGTAACGGTTTGACAGAGCATGAAGTCGAAGAACTTCGGAATCGCTATGGAAATAATCAGATTGAATATGGAGATAAGCCCTCCCTACTTTCAGAAATTGTCCGTGCTTACATTACGCCATTTACTTTGATTTTATTTGTTTTAGCTATTATTTCCTTTGTCACAGATTATGTTCTGGCAGAAAGTGATAGTCGAGATTTTACCTCTTCTGTTATTATTGTGACCATGGTTATGATTAGCGGAACTATGTCCTTTATTCAATCTAAGAGATCGAATGAAGCTGCTGGTCGGTTGAAAGAAATGGTCAAAGTAACGGCTAATATCAAACGGAACGGGCAGTTCTCTGAGATTCCGACAGAAGAACTGGTATGTGGAGATATCGTCAAATTAGCGGCAGGTGATTTAATTCCAGCTGATTTACGTTTAATAGAAACTAAAGACTTATTTATTTCTCAAGCGGCGCTCACTGGAGAATCGTATCCGGTTGAAAAATTTGCGAAAGAAAGTGTAGAGTCAGTTGCAGATGTTGATCAACCGACTTTAGGGTTTATGGGATCGAATGTCATTAGTGGGAGCGCCATAGGAATTGTTGTCGCCGTAGGGAATAACACATTCTTTGGAGATATTGCTAAGCGGATGACGCAAGAAGACCAATTAACGAATTTCGATATTGGTTTGAGAAAAGTATCCAAATTACTCATGCGTTTCATGGGGGTGATGGTACCGGTCGTTTTCTTGATTAATGGTTTGCATACGAATAATTGGATCGATGCTTTAATTTTTGCGATCTCAGTTGCTGTCGGTTTAACGCCAGAGATGCTTCCGATGATTGTTACCTCTAATTTAGTGAAGGGATCTTCCACCATGGCTAAAGGAGGAACGATTGTTAAAAATCTGAACGCTATTCAAAGCTTTGGAGCTATGGATGTCCTGTGTACAGATAAGACAGGAACACTGACTCAAGATAAGATTGTATTGGAAAGGCATTTGAATTGTGACGGTCAAGAAGACAGTCGTGTTCTTCGACATGCTTATCTCAATTCTTATTACCAAACAGGGTTAAAGAATCTGATGGATGTCGCTATTATCGAAGCTACCCATCGAGAATTAGATTTTGATCAAAGTGCTTACCATAAAGTAGACGAAATACCTTTTGACTTTGAGCGGCGACGGATGAGTGTTGTGGTTGAAGATAGAAATGGTAAGACGCAATTAATCACTAAGGGTGCCATTGAAGAAATGCTTCAAATTTCTACGAATGTTTTGAAGAATCAACAAGTCTTACCTTTAACAGACCAATTAAAAGACGAAATTCGGCATCAAGTAAAGGAACTAAATGAAGATGGGTTACGAGTGATTGCAATTGCCCAAAAGACGAATCCGCCAAAGGTGAATGAATTTGCGATTGATGATGAAGAAGATATGCTGTTGATTGGCTATTTAGCCTTCCTTGATCCGCCAAAAGAATCGACAGAGCCTGCTCTAAAAGCTTTGGCAGATCATCATGTCAGTGTGAAAGTCCTCACTGGAGATAATGAAGAAGTGACGAGAGCAGTCTGTGGGCAAGTAGGAATTTCAGCTGATAAGATTATTAACGGTTTAGAGTTATCCCAATTAGATGACAAGGAATTAGAGCAAGCGGTTGAAAATTATCAAGTCTTTGTAAAAGTTTCGCCTAAACAGAAAGCTCAGATTACGAAACAATTACAAAAAAATGGACATGTTGTTGGCTTTATGGGGGATGGCATCAATGATGCTCCTGCCTTAACGATTTCTGATGTTGGAGTTTCTGTGGACACGGCAGTAGATATTGCCAAAGAATCTGCAGATATTATCTTGTTGGAAAAAGACTTGATGATCTTAGAAAAAGGAGTAGTTGCTGGGAGAGAAATCTTCGGTAATATTATGAAGTATATCAATATTACGATTTCTTCGAATTTTGGGAATGTGTTATCCATTTTAGTGGCTTCTGTTTTCCTTCCTTTTTTGCCGATGATGCCTGCTCAATTACTAACTTTGAATTTGATTTATGATATTTCTTGTATTTCAATTCCTTGGGACCATATGGATGAAGATTATCTCAAGACACCCAAAAATTGGGATGCATCTCGCATTCAATATTTTATGATGTGGTTTGGCCCTGTGAGTTCGATTTTTGACGTGCTCAGCTTTGCAGCCTTATTCTTTATCATTGCTCCTGGAGTACTTGGGGGAAGTTATGGGAGTTTGACGGTTGAGCAGCATGAACTCTTTGCAGCGATTTTCCACTCAGGCTGGTTCGTTGTTTCCTTATGGACGCAAACGCTGGTTCTTCACACCTTACGGACAAGGAAACTGCCTTTTATTCAAAGTCGTCCATCCTTTATATTTACGACGATTACAACAGTTGCGATTATTTTGGGAACCTTGCTTCCCTTCAAACACTTAGGATATTATCTTGGACTTGCCCCTCTACCATCTAGCTTCTTTATTTTGCTGATGGGAACGACTTTGGGATACTTAATCTTAGTCACCTTAGTAAAACATTTTTATGTCAAAAAATATGGAAAACTTCTCTAG
- a CDS encoding cyclodeaminase/cyclohydrolase family protein: MEIKSFIQAVGSSAPSPGGGAVSAVVGAMGAALGQMASAVTRDRLKEEAPERLQEAERAMDRYGQQLLQLGEEDERVSGRLFSAYKVKARTEEEKKERHAHIQAALKEATEVPIRIMQIAQEALEKMVVISQLAKPSILSDVQVGSLHLMGALKGAYENINVNSPLLKDSKQAAQYEKRAQNLKEKATDCLDRIESNIQKRA, from the coding sequence ATGGAAATAAAATCATTTATTCAAGCCGTGGGTTCTTCTGCTCCTAGTCCAGGAGGAGGAGCGGTTTCAGCGGTTGTAGGTGCTATGGGAGCTGCTCTTGGGCAAATGGCGAGTGCGGTCACGCGCGACCGCTTAAAAGAAGAAGCGCCTGAAAGATTACAAGAAGCCGAGAGAGCAATGGATCGATATGGGCAACAACTCCTACAGCTTGGTGAAGAAGATGAACGTGTCTCTGGTAGATTGTTTTCAGCTTATAAAGTTAAGGCAAGAACAGAAGAAGAAAAAAAAGAGAGACATGCCCATATTCAAGCAGCTTTAAAAGAAGCTACAGAAGTTCCTATTCGTATAATGCAAATCGCACAAGAAGCGTTAGAAAAAATGGTGGTCATTAGTCAGTTAGCGAAGCCTTCGATTTTATCAGATGTTCAAGTGGGAAGTCTGCATCTTATGGGAGCGTTAAAGGGAGCATATGAAAATATTAATGTGAATAGTCCTTTGTTAAAAGACAGCAAGCAAGCTGCCCAGTACGAAAAGCGGGCACAAAACTTGAAAGAGAAGGCCACAGACTGTCTAGATCGTATTGAATCCAACATTCAAAAAAGAGCTTAG
- the glnA gene encoding type I glutamate--ammonia ligase: MKHITADQIRQEIKEKNVHFLRLTFSDVNGNLKNVEVPVSQTEKVLSNQMMFDGSSIDGFVRIEESDMYLVPDLNTWLIFPWSADEGKRIGMLICDIYTTSGEPFSGDPRGNLKRMVGRLQEIGFKNFNLGAEAEFFLFRLKEDNEPSTKVNDHGGYFDLAPVDLGENCRREIVLTLEELGFEVEASHHEVAPSQHEIDFKYSDVVDACDKIQIFKLIVKSIARKHNLYATFMPKPVYGIAGSGMHCNMSLFTDDENAFYDANAEDGISNLMKHFIAGILAHAKAITAIGNPLVNSYKRLTPGYEAPVYIAWSGQNRSPLIRIPASRGKSTRIELRSVDPSANPYLVMAACINAGLDGVENELHVPTPTDRNIYSMTPYELKEAHIDQLPATLKEAIQALEDDPIILDALGKHIANNFITAKSIEYNEYETQVTAWEIERYLKVF, from the coding sequence ATGAAACATATTACAGCAGATCAAATCCGCCAAGAAATCAAAGAAAAAAACGTTCACTTTTTACGTCTTACTTTTAGTGATGTAAATGGTAACCTTAAAAATGTTGAAGTTCCTGTTAGTCAAACAGAGAAAGTGCTCAGCAATCAAATGATGTTCGACGGATCTTCGATCGACGGCTTTGTTCGTATTGAAGAATCAGATATGTATCTTGTCCCAGATCTCAACACGTGGTTAATTTTCCCATGGTCAGCAGACGAAGGCAAGCGCATCGGTATGTTAATTTGTGATATTTACACCACAAGTGGTGAGCCTTTCTCTGGAGATCCTCGTGGGAACCTTAAACGAATGGTTGGTCGCCTACAAGAAATTGGTTTCAAGAATTTCAATTTAGGTGCAGAAGCAGAATTCTTCCTCTTCCGTTTGAAAGAAGATAACGAACCTTCCACCAAAGTTAATGACCATGGTGGTTATTTTGACCTCGCACCAGTTGATCTTGGTGAAAACTGTCGTCGTGAAATTGTCCTTACTCTTGAAGAACTCGGATTTGAAGTAGAAGCTAGCCACCATGAAGTTGCTCCAAGTCAACATGAAATTGACTTCAAATATTCAGATGTTGTAGATGCCTGTGACAAAATTCAAATCTTCAAACTTATCGTTAAGAGTATCGCTCGTAAACACAATCTTTATGCGACCTTTATGCCAAAACCTGTTTACGGCATTGCTGGGTCCGGTATGCACTGCAACATGTCTCTATTCACTGACGACGAGAATGCCTTCTATGATGCTAACGCAGAAGATGGTATATCTAATCTCATGAAACACTTTATCGCTGGAATTCTTGCCCATGCTAAAGCTATCACCGCTATTGGAAACCCACTCGTTAACTCTTACAAACGTTTGACACCAGGATATGAAGCGCCAGTCTACATCGCTTGGTCTGGACAAAACCGTTCACCTTTGATTCGAATTCCGGCTTCTCGTGGAAAATCAACCCGTATTGAATTACGCTCAGTAGACCCATCCGCGAACCCATACTTAGTCATGGCTGCCTGCATCAACGCTGGTTTAGATGGCGTAGAAAACGAACTTCATGTTCCTACTCCAACAGATCGTAACATTTACTCCATGACTCCTTATGAACTCAAAGAAGCACATATCGATCAATTACCAGCTACCTTAAAAGAAGCTATCCAAGCCCTTGAAGACGATCCAATTATTTTAGATGCTCTAGGCAAACATATTGCTAATAACTTTATTACTGCCAAAAGTATTGAATACAACGAATATGAAACGCAAGTAACGGCCTGGGAAATCGAACGTTACCTCAAAGTCTTCTAA
- a CDS encoding zinc metallopeptidase, with protein sequence MIGFSLFFDPTMILLVIGGLIASLASWNVNQTFDKYSRYDNRLGLTGTEVAERMLASYGIRNVKVTRVSGKLTDYYDPVHKELRLSDRVADAQSISAIGVAAHECGHALQDANDYAFMRIREHLVPIVNIGSNMSMPILLFGLLLGMNATLIHIGIFLFSFALIFQLATLPVEFNASYRAIQALENLNLLETQELPYAKKTLQAAALTYVAGTLASLISLLRIIIIFTGNDRD encoded by the coding sequence ATGATAGGATTTTCTCTTTTTTTTGATCCTACAATGATTCTTTTAGTGATTGGGGGATTAATTGCAAGTTTGGCTTCTTGGAATGTGAATCAAACTTTTGATAAATATAGTCGCTATGATAATCGTTTAGGGTTAACAGGAACAGAAGTAGCTGAGCGCATGTTAGCGTCTTATGGAATTAGAAATGTGAAAGTTACTCGAGTCAGCGGAAAATTAACGGATTATTATGATCCGGTCCATAAGGAATTGCGCTTGTCTGATCGGGTAGCGGATGCTCAATCGATTTCAGCTATTGGAGTGGCGGCTCATGAATGTGGGCACGCTTTACAGGATGCTAATGATTATGCTTTTATGCGAATAAGAGAACATTTAGTTCCGATAGTTAATATTGGATCCAATATGTCGATGCCGATACTCTTGTTTGGGCTTCTGTTAGGAATGAATGCAACCCTTATTCATATTGGAATTTTCTTATTTTCTTTTGCTTTGATTTTTCAGCTAGCAACGCTTCCTGTTGAATTTAATGCTTCCTATCGGGCTATACAAGCTTTGGAAAATTTAAACCTTTTAGAAACTCAGGAATTACCTTATGCTAAAAAGACTTTACAAGCGGCAGCTTTAACCTATGTAGCGGGAACTTTAGCGAGCTTGATTTCCTTATTACGAATTATTATTATTTTTACAGGAAATGATAGAGACTAG
- a CDS encoding alpha/beta hydrolase — protein sequence MGKFKRIKDFKWKYLVGLVAPLLGYVYHLLYREERSVRSRLMEDRHTLKERIILSFHSPSDYNKVLEEGINNAQDLTPPRDHRLLESLQLKEYFNGKVWTYTPEENLSNRLIIYFSGGHRVHPLGEGEWRFISRLSEAVQARIIIPYAEPLNGKRRFREESARLAALVNELSLAYCDEEIHFLSSDTGAMFALQVARDLRKDVLIEELIVMSPWLTSSNEGLDKAVQEDHDYGIDLAKEIAIRTLWEKVDESVDLSGIETEGSPCLRFIVGTYDRHYEQVKNFYQRMKAVDPQTAFYSFDSMPHDFHLLHLLEAKEAQNLVAKIIQSPIVF from the coding sequence ATGGGAAAATTCAAACGAATAAAGGATTTCAAATGGAAATACTTAGTTGGGCTAGTGGCTCCACTATTGGGGTATGTTTATCATTTATTATATAGAGAAGAGCGAAGTGTACGCAGTCGTTTGATGGAGGATAGACATACTCTGAAAGAAAGAATAATCCTCTCTTTCCATTCCCCAAGTGATTATAATAAAGTTTTAGAAGAAGGAATAAATAACGCACAAGATTTAACGCCTCCTAGGGATCACCGTTTACTTGAAAGCCTCCAACTTAAAGAATATTTTAACGGAAAGGTTTGGACCTACACGCCTGAGGAAAATTTATCCAATCGTTTGATTATTTATTTTTCTGGAGGGCATCGTGTACATCCTTTGGGAGAAGGAGAGTGGAGATTTATAAGTCGGTTATCAGAAGCTGTACAGGCAAGGATAATTATTCCTTATGCGGAGCCATTAAATGGAAAACGGCGTTTCAGAGAAGAAAGTGCGCGTTTGGCAGCCTTAGTGAATGAATTGAGTTTGGCTTACTGCGATGAGGAAATTCATTTCCTTTCTTCAGATACGGGTGCGATGTTTGCTTTACAAGTGGCTAGAGATCTTAGAAAAGATGTGTTGATTGAAGAATTAATTGTTATGAGTCCTTGGCTTACTAGCTCGAATGAAGGGCTTGATAAAGCTGTTCAAGAAGATCATGATTATGGGATAGATTTGGCTAAAGAAATTGCTATTCGTACCTTATGGGAGAAAGTTGATGAATCGGTTGATCTCTCGGGGATCGAAACAGAAGGGTCACCCTGTTTACGGTTTATTGTAGGGACATATGATCGTCACTATGAACAAGTGAAGAATTTTTATCAGCGAATGAAGGCAGTAGATCCGCAGACCGCTTTTTATAGTTTTGATTCCATGCCTCACGATTTTCATTTGTTGCATCTTCTAGAAGCGAAAGAAGCTCAAAATTTAGTAGCTAAGATTATACAATCTCCTATTGTATTTTAA
- a CDS encoding pyridoxal phosphate-dependent aminotransferase — MTKSLSRKIIELPPSGIRRFFEVASEIPDVISLGVGEPDFKTPWKVCQDGIQSMKEGKTHYTANAGLMELRQAICQSLQKKYQLTYDPKTETLVTVGASEAIDIACRALINPGDEVLCADPGYVSYAPSITMADGKAIPVALNPDEDFILDPETLEAAITEKTKALLINFPNNPTGAQMTKEQLKDIVDVILKHDLYVISDEIYSELNYRSEPVTSIASFEGMKERTIYINGFAKAFAMTGWRLGYVCAPPEISEQMLKIHQYAIMAAGTTSQYAAITALTECEEEVLEMKQAYRQRRDYLLTCFQKIGLPCFKPEGAFYCFPDIREFQMTSEAFALRLLDEEKLAVVPGTAFGQGGEGFIRISYAYSIQELEQAVEKLSAFVSRLRV; from the coding sequence ATGACGAAGTCTTTAAGTCGAAAAATTATAGAGCTGCCTCCATCTGGAATTCGTAGATTTTTTGAAGTAGCAAGTGAAATTCCAGATGTGATTTCTTTAGGAGTAGGGGAACCGGATTTTAAAACCCCTTGGAAGGTTTGCCAAGATGGTATTCAATCCATGAAAGAAGGTAAAACGCATTATACTGCTAATGCAGGTTTGATGGAATTAAGACAAGCAATTTGTCAGTCCTTACAGAAAAAGTATCAATTGACCTACGATCCAAAAACAGAAACGCTTGTTACTGTAGGGGCCAGTGAAGCTATTGATATAGCTTGTCGAGCTTTGATTAATCCTGGAGATGAAGTATTATGTGCAGACCCTGGATATGTATCTTATGCCCCTTCGATTACCATGGCAGATGGGAAAGCTATTCCGGTGGCTTTGAATCCAGATGAAGATTTTATTTTAGATCCGGAAACTCTAGAAGCAGCGATCACTGAAAAAACGAAGGCTTTATTGATTAATTTCCCTAATAATCCCACAGGAGCTCAAATGACGAAAGAGCAATTGAAAGATATAGTGGATGTTATTCTTAAGCATGATCTTTATGTGATTAGTGATGAAATTTATTCAGAACTCAATTACAGGTCTGAACCTGTTACTTCGATTGCTTCTTTTGAAGGAATGAAGGAACGGACAATTTATATTAATGGATTTGCAAAAGCTTTTGCGATGACAGGTTGGCGGTTAGGTTATGTTTGCGCTCCGCCTGAAATTTCTGAGCAGATGCTAAAAATTCATCAGTATGCAATTATGGCTGCGGGGACTACTTCTCAGTATGCTGCAATTACGGCCTTAACAGAATGTGAAGAAGAAGTTTTAGAGATGAAACAAGCTTATCGTCAAAGAAGAGATTACTTACTAACGTGTTTTCAAAAAATAGGACTCCCTTGTTTTAAACCAGAAGGTGCCTTTTATTGCTTCCCAGATATTCGAGAATTTCAAATGACGAGTGAGGCATTTGCTTTACGTTTGTTAGATGAAGAGAAATTAGCAGTTGTACCAGGAACGGCTTTTGGCCAAGGAGGCGAAGGATTTATTCGAATTTCTTATGCCTACTCTATTCAAGAATTGGAACAAGCTGTGGAAAAACTTTCGGCTTTTGTTTCGCGCTTACGTGTGTAA
- a CDS encoding Lrp/AsnC family transcriptional regulator encodes MDNEKRYELLRLLEEDASIKVETLAALMQEAPRTIEEELEHLHQEGILSGTQAMVNWDATDNEQVSAVVEVSVNLHKEVTYQRVAESIYRFEEVEAMYLMSGAYDYLLITKRLPMHAISRFINKLATLDEVSGTSTHIVMQRYKDHGTIFKAPTDDRLVISR; translated from the coding sequence ATGGATAATGAGAAAAGATATGAATTATTACGACTACTTGAAGAAGATGCCAGTATTAAGGTGGAGACTTTAGCAGCGTTAATGCAAGAAGCGCCTCGAACAATTGAAGAAGAATTGGAGCACCTTCACCAAGAAGGTATTCTTTCTGGAACACAAGCAATGGTGAATTGGGATGCAACAGATAATGAGCAGGTGTCTGCTGTTGTAGAAGTATCTGTAAATTTGCATAAGGAAGTTACTTATCAAAGAGTTGCAGAGTCTATTTATAGATTTGAAGAAGTTGAAGCGATGTATTTAATGAGCGGAGCGTATGATTATTTACTTATTACGAAAAGGCTACCTATGCATGCCATTTCTCGTTTTATTAATAAGTTGGCTACTTTAGATGAAGTGAGTGGGACTTCTACGCATATCGTGATGCAACGTTATAAAGATCATGGAACGATTTTTAAAGCACCCACAGATGATAGGTTGGTGATTTCCCGATGA
- a CDS encoding DUF1002 domain-containing protein, producing MNILKKKATQLLLSLALIPLLLPSYTAKAANQETIFTYGESLTQPQLKETERLLNVPEKAKALPVYIKELNGLLQDTYPYSQVYSSTLITPTSNKGKVTVEILTPKTITAITPLQYENAALTAGATNVNIKVASAVEVDGSGALAGVYKAFQDSGKALNKEAVIVAQDELRTASNITKDNKNKPGYSDEALNAAIADMKTQIQQTKAKNGGSIDGNTIQLIVNNVINNYHLDQQLSPENIQQLQNLMHRFSQIELTEEQKKAISHFGKTLADKSGKLVDSAKSAWNNMDAKDKEGIMNFFRELWVSFKNLINSFLK from the coding sequence ATGAATATACTCAAAAAAAAAGCCACACAACTTCTTCTAAGCTTAGCTCTTATTCCCTTACTATTACCCAGTTACACCGCCAAAGCAGCCAACCAAGAGACTATTTTTACCTACGGAGAATCTCTAACCCAACCTCAGTTAAAAGAAACTGAGAGACTTCTCAACGTTCCAGAGAAAGCAAAAGCTCTTCCTGTTTACATTAAAGAACTCAATGGTTTACTTCAAGATACCTATCCTTATAGCCAAGTCTATTCTTCTACCTTAATCACACCGACTTCCAATAAAGGGAAGGTTACCGTTGAGATCCTAACCCCTAAAACGATTACCGCTATTACCCCTCTTCAATATGAAAATGCTGCACTTACAGCAGGGGCTACCAACGTTAATATCAAAGTTGCTTCTGCAGTAGAAGTCGATGGGTCAGGCGCACTTGCTGGCGTATACAAAGCCTTCCAAGATAGTGGAAAAGCTCTTAACAAAGAGGCTGTCATCGTTGCTCAAGACGAACTTCGAACCGCTTCTAATATTACCAAAGATAATAAGAATAAACCCGGTTATTCCGATGAAGCTTTGAATGCTGCTATTGCGGATATGAAAACCCAAATTCAACAAACCAAAGCTAAAAACGGAGGCTCTATTGACGGGAATACCATCCAATTAATTGTTAATAACGTCATCAATAACTACCACTTAGATCAACAACTTAGTCCAGAAAATATCCAACAACTCCAAAACCTCATGCATCGTTTTAGTCAAATAGAACTCACAGAAGAACAAAAAAAGGCGATCTCTCATTTTGGAAAGACACTCGCCGATAAAAGTGGGAAGCTCGTAGATTCCGCAAAATCTGCTTGGAATAATATGGATGCTAAAGATAAAGAAGGCATTATGAACTTCTTTAGAGAGTTGTGGGTAAGTTTCAAAAATCTTATCAACAGTTTCTTAAAATAG
- the rlmH gene encoding 23S rRNA (pseudouridine(1915)-N(3))-methyltransferase RlmH, with product MQIRILSVGKLKEKYLKQGIQEYAKRLGAYTKLEMVEVKDEATKENASDEEIRQVLEKEGQRLLAHIRLEDYVFVLAIKGDLVSSEELASEIERCMTYGRSSLTFVIGGSLGTSQAINQRADRLLSFGKMTLPHQLMRLVLTEQIYRSFRIIHNEPYHK from the coding sequence ATGCAAATTAGGATACTTTCAGTAGGAAAACTTAAAGAAAAATATCTAAAACAAGGCATTCAAGAGTACGCAAAACGTTTGGGCGCTTATACTAAGTTAGAAATGGTAGAGGTAAAGGATGAAGCCACCAAGGAAAATGCCAGTGATGAAGAAATTCGCCAAGTATTAGAAAAAGAGGGGCAACGTCTTTTAGCCCATATTCGTCTGGAAGATTATGTTTTTGTATTAGCGATTAAGGGAGATCTTGTGAGTTCAGAAGAGCTGGCTTCTGAAATTGAACGCTGCATGACCTATGGAAGATCTTCATTGACCTTTGTGATTGGAGGGTCTTTGGGAACTAGCCAGGCCATTAATCAGCGGGCCGATCGATTACTATCTTTTGGAAAGATGACTTTACCGCATCAATTGATGAGATTGGTTCTAACAGAGCAGATTTATAGGAGCTTTCGCATTATTCATAATGAACCTTATCATAAATAA
- a CDS encoding S1C family serine protease: MKEVNPKKIKEKLVHSKWGIALVSGLVGAAIVAGVDGKFYQDTTNLSESEIDRMIDAKLNRSKQNIGEDGKAKSSEVNIKSDVSDIAEKVHDAVVSVVNLERTEDRVNDIFGFSKTENSDKKYKTASEGSGVIYKVLGDKAYIVTNNHVIRGSDALEIILNDGKQVPVELVGADPWTDLAVLAMPSKYVNRVIEFGDSSKVKVGQTAIAIGSPLGSDFASSVTAGIVSGLNRQVPMDVDEDGHPDTTVSAIQTDAAINPGNSGGALVNAAGQLIGINSMKISSAKVEGMGFAIPSNEVQKIISQLEKDGKVIRPNLGVRMASLYQFPLEHQKKKLHLPKEVKDGAVLMDILKGGPADQAGLKVYDVITQFAGRKVTNANELRQALYACGPDDEVEVTIYRHGKSQTLQVKLHAQEES; the protein is encoded by the coding sequence ATGAAAGAAGTAAACCCTAAAAAAATCAAAGAAAAACTTGTGCATTCCAAGTGGGGAATTGCTTTGGTGAGTGGACTCGTAGGCGCCGCTATTGTGGCTGGAGTAGACGGGAAATTCTATCAAGATACCACGAATCTTTCTGAAAGTGAAATTGACCGAATGATTGATGCTAAATTAAATCGTAGTAAACAAAATATCGGAGAGGATGGCAAAGCAAAAAGTTCGGAAGTCAATATTAAATCGGATGTTTCGGATATTGCAGAGAAGGTCCATGATGCCGTTGTTTCTGTCGTTAATTTAGAGCGGACAGAAGACAGAGTGAATGATATTTTTGGATTTAGTAAAACGGAAAACAGTGATAAAAAGTATAAAACAGCTTCAGAAGGGTCTGGTGTTATTTACAAGGTTTTAGGAGATAAAGCATATATTGTAACCAACAATCATGTGATTAGAGGGAGCGATGCTTTAGAAATTATCTTAAATGATGGCAAGCAAGTGCCTGTGGAATTAGTGGGAGCAGATCCATGGACAGATTTGGCTGTTTTAGCGATGCCATCTAAATACGTGAATCGAGTGATTGAGTTTGGAGACTCTTCCAAAGTGAAGGTAGGACAAACTGCTATAGCTATTGGTTCGCCTCTAGGATCGGATTTTGCTTCTTCTGTGACGGCTGGGATTGTGTCCGGTTTAAATCGTCAAGTCCCAATGGATGTGGATGAAGATGGGCATCCAGATACTACGGTCAGTGCTATTCAAACAGATGCAGCGATTAATCCAGGAAATTCAGGAGGTGCTTTGGTTAATGCTGCTGGACAGTTGATAGGGATTAATTCGATGAAAATTTCTTCAGCTAAGGTAGAGGGGATGGGATTTGCCATTCCAAGTAATGAAGTTCAAAAAATTATTAGCCAATTGGAGAAGGATGGCAAGGTCATTCGTCCAAATTTAGGCGTCCGTATGGCTAGTTTGTATCAATTCCCATTGGAGCATCAGAAGAAGAAATTACATTTACCTAAGGAAGTAAAAGATGGGGCCGTTTTGATGGATATTCTCAAGGGAGGCCCTGCAGATCAAGCAGGATTAAAAGTGTATGATGTTATTACACAATTCGCAGGACGAAAGGTAACTAATGCAAATGAATTACGTCAGGCCTTGTATGCTTGCGGACCAGATGATGAAGTGGAAGTCACAATTTATCGACATGGAAAGAGTCAAACCTTGCAAGTGAAACTTCACGCTCAAGAAGAATCTTAA